A window of Argopecten irradians isolate NY chromosome 1, Ai_NY, whole genome shotgun sequence contains these coding sequences:
- the LOC138329130 gene encoding uncharacterized protein produces MERMLCLLLFIFIPAVLPVTAQSVTLSTEGPFVENSAVSFLCQFTSQWDPRTLRGWIGPGSNTLISNGASTSRNKYSEDISNAAGSHQYSMTIQNYNSGDEGLYQCQYGFFTSNLITVSISNTEVHPVPPPLIDLAIPVAGEAIDLTFYVPGIRPAARVSFNLTTSTQTVIVSDDAIITNVNNADGRTVTSVVKIDVPGRTEVGDILTITVMVGTYIDSRQWTIKGYFTG; encoded by the exons ATGGAAAGAATGCTGTGTCTACTTCTGTTTATTTTCATACCAGCTGTACTTCCTGTTACTGCTCAAAGCG TCACATTATCAACTGAAGGACCTTTTGTAGAAAATTCAGCCGTATCATTCCTGTGTCAGTTCACGTCTCAGTGGGACCCACGCACACTAAGAGGCTGGATCGGACCGGGCTCAAACACTCTAATTAGTAACGGAGCGTCGACAAGTAGAAATAAATATTCAGAGGATATCAGCAATGCCGCAGGCTCACATCAATATTCAATGACAATCCAAAACTATAACTCGGGCGACGAAGGACTTTATCAATGCCAATATGGTTTCTTTACATCCAATCTTATCACTGTGTCAATCTCAAATACCGAAG TCCATCCAGTGCCGCCACCTCTGATAGATTTAGCCATTCCTGTTGCTGGTGAGGCTATCGACTTGACTTTTTATGTGCCCGGAATACGCCCTGCTGCTAGAGTGTCGTTCAATCTTACAACATCAACACAAACTGTTATTGTTTCG GATGATGCAATTATTACTAATGTAAATAATGCTGATGGAAGAACCGTGACCAGTGTCGTGAAGATTGACGTGCCTGGCAGAACAGAAGTTGGTGATATACTTACAATAACGGTGATGGTTGGGACCTATATTGACTCCAGACAATGGACAATCAAAG